From a region of the Paralichthys olivaceus isolate ysfri-2021 chromosome 4, ASM2471397v2, whole genome shotgun sequence genome:
- the acsl2 gene encoding long-chain-fatty-acid--CoA ligase 1, whose amino-acid sequence MHFQEWLGSLRSSSGLKGSESDDFWRLLPSLPLSSFSLSSLSLSPSSLLGLGALASLTAYWLVTRPRPMRPPCDLQAQSVAVNGDPSCRRSALLKDDSLLEFYYDDTRTYYDMFQRGLKISGNGACLGSRKPGQPYQWISYTEVAERAQVLGSGLLAKGCQPNPQQFVGLFAQNRPEWIITELACYTYSMAVVPLYDTLGLEAMVHILNLAEISLVICDREEKAAALLENKEQGVTPKLSCLVLFHSFSEAFVERAKACEVEVLKLEQLMDLGRQNLKDPVPPQPQDLAVVCFTSGTTGKPKGAMITHGNIASNTSSVIKILEGSFVIQQEDVSISYLPLAHMFERMIQVSMFCHGARVGFYQGDISLLMDDIKTLKPTFFPVVPRLLNRIYDKILGSVTSPLRRALLHYAVRRKQAELSSGVVRNNSLWDKLVFNRIQANLGGKLRFALTASAPISPTVLSFLRATMGCLIFEGYGQTECTAGCTFSMPGDWTAGHVGAPLPCATVKVVDIPDMNYYAKNGEGEICIRGPSVFRGYLRDPERTAEALDSDGWLHSGDVGQWLPNGTLRIIDRKKHIFKLSQGEYIAPEKIENVYMRSVPVLQVFVHGDSLQSYLIGIVVPDVEVFVDWAKERGFVGSYEELCQNPDVKNAVLEDMKAVGKGAGLKSFEQVKDLHLHPETFSVANGLLTPTLKSRRADIRRFFEEQISSMYSKTTI is encoded by the exons ATGCATTTTCAAGAGTGGTTAGGGTCACTTCGCTCCAGCTCAGGACTCAAAGGCTCTGAATCGGACGACTTCTGGAGACTTCTGccatctctgcctctgtcctccttttctctgtcctcgctgtctctgtccccctcctctctgctgggCTTAGGAGCGCTGGCCTCCCTCACTGCGTACTGGCTGGTGACCCGTCCTCGACCCATGCGTCCCCCCTGCGATCTACAAGCCCAGTCCGTAGCTGTGAAC GGAGATCCCAGCTGCAGGCGATCAGCTCTTCTTAAAGATGACTCACTGCTGGAGTTTTACTACGATGACACCAGGACGTATTACGACATGTTCCAGAGAGGCCTGAAGATCTCAG GAAATGGTGCGTGCCTTGGCTCCAGGAAACCGGGTCAGCCCTACCAGTGGATCTCCTACACTGAG GTGGCTGAGCGGGCGCAGGTGCTGGGCTCTGGACTGTTGGCTAAAGGCTGTCAGCCGAACCCGCAGCAGTTTGTCGGGTTATTTGCACAAAACAGGCCAGAG TGGATCATCACAGAGCTGGCCTGCTACACTTACTCCATGGCGGTGGTGCCTCTGTATGACACACTGGGGCTGGAGGCCATGGTCCACATCCTCAACCTGG CGGAGATCTCCCTGGTGATCTGTGACCGCGAGGAGAAGGCAGCCGCTCTGTTAGAGAACAAGGAGCAAGGCGTGACTCCGAAGCTCTCCTGCCTGGTTCTCTTTCACAGTTTCAGCGAGGCCTTCGTAGAGCGGGCGAAGGCCTGCGAGGTGGAGGTTTTGAAACTGGAGCAGCTCATG GACCTGGGAAGGCAGAACCTCAAAGATCCTGTG CCGCCCCAGCCCCAGGATCTGGCCGTGGTTTGCTTCACCAGTGGAACCACAG GGAAGCCCAAGGGAGCCATGATCACCCACGGCAACATCGCCTCCAACACTTCCTCTGTCATTAAGATCCTGGAG GGTTCGTTTGTGATCCAGCAGGAGGATGTGTCGATCTCGTACCTGCCACTTGCCCACATGTTTGAGAGGATGATTCAG GTCTCTATGTTCTGCCACGGGGCCAGAGTCGGATTCTACCAAGGGGACATTTCTCTCCTCATGGACGACATTAAAACTCTTAAACCCACCTTCTTTCCTGTTGTGCCTCGATTACTCAACCGCATCTATGACAAG ATCCTGGGCTCAGTGACCTCTCCGCTCCGACGGGCTCTGCTTCACTACGctgtgaggaggaagcaggcgGAACTGAGCAGCGGGGTTGTACGTAACAACAGTCTGTGGGACAAACTGGTGTTCAACAGGATCCAG GCCAATTTAGGAGGAAAACTGAGGTTTGCCCTGACTGCTTCAGCACCCATCTCCCCCACAGTCCTGTCCTTCCTCAGAGCCACTATGGGCTGCCTGATATTTGAGGGCTATGGTCAGACAGAGTGCACCGCAGGCTGCACCTTCTCCATGCCGGGAGACTGGACCGCAG gtCACGTTGGAGCTCCTTTACCCTGCGCCACGGTGAAGGTGGTGGACATCCCCGACATGAACTACTACGCTAAGAACGGAGAAGGAGAG ATCTGCATCCGTGGTCCCAGTGTGTTCAGAGGCTACCTGAGGGATCCAGAGAGGACGGCTGAGGCCTTGGACAGCGACGGCTGGCTGCACAGTGGGGATGTGGGCCAGTGGCTTCCA AACGGGACGCTACGCATCATCGACAGAAAGAAGCACATCTTCAAGTTGTCCCAGGGAGAATACATTGCTCCGGAAAAGATAGAAAACGTCTACATGCGCTCTGTTCCTGTGCTCCAGGTGTTTGTGCACGGAGATAGTTTACAG TCTTATCTCATAGGCATAGTTGTGCCTGACGTGGAGGTGTTTGTTGACTGGGCTAAAGAGCGGGGATTTGTGGGGTCCTACGAGGAGCTGTGCCAGAATCCT GACGTGAAGAATGCAGTATTAGAGGACATGAAAGCCGTGGGAAAGGGAGCAGGGCTGAAGTCCTTTGAACAA GTGAAAGACCTTCACTTGCATCCGGAGACGTTCAGCGTCGCCAACGGCCTCCTCACACCCACCCTGAAAAGTAGACGTGCCGACATCCGCAGATTCTTTGAGGAACAGATATCCAGCATGTACAGCAAGACGACCATTTAA